One region of Scophthalmus maximus strain ysfricsl-2021 chromosome 13, ASM2237912v1, whole genome shotgun sequence genomic DNA includes:
- the mafaa gene encoding transcription factor MafAa: MATDLAMSAELPNSPLAIEYVNDFDLMKFEVKKEPPEAERYCHRLPSGSLSSTPISTPCSSVPSSPSFCAPSPGAQPNTQSLGGGVNSGSSGGGSSNNSSGGGNGHGGAGKPQLEDLYWIPSYQHHINPEALNLTPEDAVEALIGNAHHHHHHHQAYEGFRGGQQYVGEDLSAASAAHHHHQGHHHHHHHHGHHARLEDRFSDEQLVSMTVRELNRQLRGFSKEEVIRLKQKRRTLKNRGYAQSCRFKRVQQRHMLETEKCSLQSQVEQLKQDVARLAKERDVYKEKYEKLAGRTYPSARDASGKQAPGDFFM, from the coding sequence ATGGCCACCGACCTCGCCATGAGCGCGGAGCTGCCCAACAGCCCCCTGGCCATCGAGTACGTCAACGACTTCGACCTGATGAAGTTCGAGGTGAAGAAGGAGCCGCCGGAGGCCGAGCGCTACTGCCACCGGCTGCCGTCGGGCTCCCTGTCGTCCACGCCGATCAGCACGCCCTGCTCCTCCGTGCCCTCGTCGCCCAGCTTCTGCGCCCCGAGCCCCGGCGCGCAGCCCAACACCCAGAGCCTCGGCGGCGGGGtcaacagcggcagcagcggcggcggcagcagcaacaacagcagcggcggcggcaacgGCCACGGCGGCGCTGGGAAGCCGCAGCTCGAGGACCTGTACTGGATCCCCAGCTACCAGCACCACATCAACCCCGAGGCGCTCAACCTGACCCCGGAGGACGCGGTGGAGGCGCTCATCGGCAAcgcgcaccaccaccaccaccaccaccaggcctACGAGGGCTTCCGCGGCGGGCAGCAGTACGTCGGCGAGGATCTGTCCGCGGCCTCGGCggcgcaccaccaccaccagggccaccaccaccaccaccaccaccacgggCACCACGCGCGCCTGGAGGACCGCTTCTCCGACGAGCAGCTGGTCAGCATGACGGTGCGCGAGCTCAACCGGCAGCTGCGCGGCTTCAGCAAGGAGGAGGTGATCCGCCTGAAGCAGAAGCGGCGCACGCTCAAGAACCGCGGCTACGCGCAGTCGTGCCGCTTCAAGCGCGTGCAGCAGCGGCACATGCTGGAGACGGAGAAGTGCTCGCTGCAGAGCcaggtggagcagctgaagcagGACGTGGCGCGCCTCGCCAAGGAGCGGGACGTTTACAAGGAGAAGTACGAGAAGCTCGCGGGCCGGACGTACCCGAGCGCGAGGGACGCGTCCGGCAAACAGGCACCCGGCGACTTCTTCatgtga